In Nothobranchius furzeri strain GRZ-AD chromosome 18, NfurGRZ-RIMD1, whole genome shotgun sequence, a single genomic region encodes these proteins:
- the LOC107392563 gene encoding filamin-A-interacting protein 1 isoform X2, which translates to MLKTQQTPPEVFESQYGCVAPGSALKALQRDSFITGAQRSNKSVYQSPMIELKHLQEKHAETYRRMLGQLLLSEKCHRHTVLELETEKRKHADYMNKSDDFTNLLEQERERLKRLLENEKAYQVRKEKEHSTRLAKVREELVKLKSFALMLVTERQQHLEQMDQQSHRVQELSVQLQQQDQALNEAREHAQEEGQRVQSLQTELKEKSSKLSQQHEEMSTKLSTQELQNRQLSANILELTHKVEELEESNGALRKSEEEIQELREKISNGDCGSSNLIAELENLRKRVLEMEGKDEEISKTENQCRELRKRLEEENVKSKALRLEVERLQKRMTEMETVEEAFSVSKAECAQLHTALEREKILTKELSDEVIDLKIRMKELESSELKLEKSELSLKDDLRKLKSLTVALMDERKTLIETVKSDEKKVEDLSKTVKLEQARVMEVTEKLIEESKKLLKLKSEMETKVETLTVEKGELSTKLAYETDKTEDLNFRISQMKKKLDGFEQADNLPVRNSVLSDLGRMPDPNRKEDNKVKELSFEIEHLKNRLKQLEVVEGDLMKTEDQYDVLEKKFMTEQEKASVLSQQVEEMKSQIARNKAIEKGEEENREEDLRQQCKREENRTRELQADVLALKEKIHELMHKEDQLSQLQVDYSILQQRFLEEEEKAKNMGTEVFHLGKELEIAKRQSRALRPSLNGRRMVDAAVTSTAVQTEPSSTELTEEETPAVFIRKSVQEENHIMNNFRQKCLKKPAEKSSPVSSSSSDLGIKKSWIPWMRKKDAAPPETSLEKPLHINGGHLPSKPTMPQNQGPPLHIRDAPDHQNNVATLDISSPTSEDAFSSSAPLSPNPSQPKSRITIIPTCSVPTTKRRTPTGPQVLQRAKSPVTITTISRAKSPDNSRPLSSSSGRPLSPVSIVTMSNAVVPEGSSSREPQELTMGRAVFRVTPEKQMVPVPVRKGQSNGSIITTTDDNKIHIHLGNSVASKMVARPVANATEGKELTLSTGTVLRSPRQVTTTTTRSMQTKVSSSITISTVTSTTSRSPQSLIGHDSQPTRTGVTRIPMSKSLKTGKAASPGISSGVKLESRTESQSVRIEVKKSTVNSNT; encoded by the exons ATGTTGAAGACCCAGCAGACTCCTCCAGAAGTCTTTGAGTCCCAGTATGGCTGTGTGGCCCCTGGTTCGGCCCTCAAAGCTCTGCAGAGGGACAGCTTCATCACCGGCGCTCAGCGGAGCAACAAAAGCGTTTACCAATCACCTATGATTGAG CTGAAGCATCTGCAGGAGAAGCACGCGGAGACGTACCGGCGGATGCTGGGACAGCTGCTGCTCTCTGAAAAGTGCCACCGCCACACGGTCCTCGAGCTGGAGACGGAGAAACGCAAACACGCTGACTACATGAACAAAAGCGACGACTTCACCAACCTCCTGGAGCAGGAGAGGGAAAG ACTGAAGAGGTTGCTTGAGAACGAGAAAGCCTACCAAGTACGAAAGGAGAAGGAGCACTCGACACGTCTGGCCAAGGTGCGAGAGGAGCTGGTCAAACTCAAGTCTTTTGCCTTGATGTTGGTCACCGAGCGCCAGCAGCATCTGGAGCAAATGGATCAGCAGAGTCACCGTGTCCAAGAGCTCAGCGTCCAgctccagcagcaggaccaggcccTGAATGAAGCCAGAGAGCATGCTCAGGAAGAAGGTCAAAGGGTGCAGAGTCTGCAGACCGAGCTTAAGGAGAAATCCAGTAAGCTCTCCCAGCAACATGAAGAGATGAGCACCAAACTGTCCACTCAGGAGCTTCAAAACCGCCAACTCAGTGCCAACATTTTGGAGCTCACACACAAAGTGGAGGAACTAGAGGAGAGCAATGGGGCCTTGAGAAAATCTGAGGAGGAAATTCAGGAATTAAGAGAAAAGATCAGCAACGGGGACTGTGGTAGCTCTAACTTGATTGCAGAACTGGAGAACCTGAGGAAGCGAGTGCTTGAGATGGAAGGAAAGGATGAAGAGATTTCCAAGACAGAGAATCAATGTAGGGAGCTAAGGAAGAGGCTGGAAGAGGAGAACGTCAAGAGCAAAGCCCTCAGGCTGGAAGTAGAAAGGCTCCAGAAAAGAATGACGGAGATGGAGACAGTCGAGGAAGCGTTCAGCGTTAGCAAAGCCGAGTGTGCACAGTTACACACCGCCCTGGAAAGAGAGAAGATCCTGACCAAAGAGCTTTCTGATGAAGTAATAGATCTCAAGATCCGTATGAAAGAGCTTGAGTCTTCAGAACTCAAATTGGAAAAGTCTGAGTTAAGCCTCAAAGATGACCTGAGGAAGCTCAAGTCATTGACAGTTGCTTTGATGGATGAGAGAAAGACGCTGATAGAAACCGTCAAGTCTGATGAAAAGAAAGTAGAAGACTTGAGCAAGACGGTCAAACTTgagcaggccagggtcatggAGGTGACTGAAAAACTGATAGAAGAAAGCAAAAAGCTCCTAAAACTAAAATCCGAAATGGAAACCAAAGTGGAGACATTAACTGTGGAGAAAGGGGAGCTCAGCACTAAGCTAGCTTACGAAACGGACAAAACGGAAGATCTTAACTTCAGGATCAGCCAAATGAAAAAGAAGTTGGATGGGTTTGAGCAGGCAGATAACCTACCTGTGAGGAATTCAGTGCTCAGCGATTTGGGTAGAATGCCCGATCCCAACAGGAAAGAGGACAACAAAGTCAAAGAGCTGTCGTTTGAAATAGAGCACCTGAAAAACCGTCTGAAACAACTGGAAGTAGTGGAGGGAGACTTGATGAAGACGGAGGACCAGTACGACGTGCTGGAAAAGAAGTTCATGACTGAACAGGAGAAAGCTAGTGTTCTCTCCCAGCAGGTGGAGGAAATGAAGAGTCAGATTGCACGAAACAAAGCCATCGAGAAAGGAGAGGAGGAAAACCGGGAGGAAGATCTTCGACAGCAATGCAAGAGAGAGGAGAACAGAACCAGGGAGCTGCAAGCGGACGTCCTAGCCCTCAAGGAGAAGATTCATGAGCTAATGCACAAAGAAGACCAACTTTCTCAGCTCCAAGTGGACTACTCTATCCTGCAGCAGAGATTCTTGGAAGAAGAAGAGAAGGCCAAGAACATGGGCACTGAAGTTTTCCATCTCGGCAAAGAGCTAGAGATAGCAAAGCGTCAAAGTCGAGCGTTACGGCCTAGCCTAAACGGCAGGAGAATGGTGGACGCAGCTGTCACATCCACTGCAGTACAGACGGAGCCGTCATCCACTGAACTGACAGAGGAGGAAACACCAGCCGTGTTCATCAGGAAGTCTGTTCAAGAGGAGAATCACATCATGAACAATTTCCGACAGAAATGTCTGAAGAAGCCGGCTGAAAAAAGCAGTCCTGTTTCTTCGTCTAGCAGCGACTTGGGTATCAAGAAATCCTGGATTCCCTGGATGAGGAAAAAGGATGCGGCTCCTCCAGAAACCAGTCTAGAAAAGCCTCTGCACATCAACGGGGGACATTTGCCCTCTAAACCAACCATGCCTCAAAACCAAGGGCCGCCTTTACACATCCGGGATGCACCAGATCATCAAAACAATGTAGCTACTCTTGACATCAGTAGTCCAACTTCTGAGGATGCTTTCTCGAGCTCTGCTCCCCTCAGCCCCAACCCATCTCAACCTAAATCCAGAATCACCATCATTCCCACTTGTTCTGTCCCAACCACCAAAAGAAGAACTCCTACTGGACCCCAGGTTCTTCAAAGAGCCAAGTCTCCAGTCACCATCACAACAATATCCAGAGCCAAGTCTCCAGACAACAGCCGGCCTTTGTCCTCTTCCTCAGGAAGGCCGCTTTCCCCAGTTTCTATCGTGACAATGAGTAATGCTGTAGTACCTGAAGGGTCTTCCTCCAGAGAGCCCCAGGAGTTGACCATGGGCCGGGCTGTGTTCAGGGTTACCCCTGAGAAACAGATGGTTCCAGTGCCTGTTCGAAAGGGCCAAAGCAATGGTAGTATCATCACCACCACGGACGATAACAAAATCCACATTCACCTCGGCAACAGCGTCGCCTCAAAGATGGTGGCCCGACCGGTCGCTAATGCAACCGAAGGCAAAGAACTGACCCTATCAACTGGGACGGTTTTACGTTCACCCCGTCAAGTAACTACCACCACGACCAGGAGCATGCAGACAAAAGTGTCAAGTAGTATTACAATATCTACAGTGACGTCTACGACTTCGAGATCCCCCCAAAGTTTG ATTGGACACGATTCCCAGCCAACTCGTACAGGAGTTACCCGCATTCCAATGTCCAAGAGCCTGAAGACAGGGAAAGCTGCTTCCCCTGGAATTTCAAGTGGAGTGAAGCTGGAGTCTCGGACGGAAAGTCAGTCCGTGCGGATCGAGGTTAAGAAATCCACTGTGAACAGCAACACTTAA
- the LOC107392563 gene encoding filamin-A-interacting protein 1 isoform X1, protein MRAKGSGVESPADGVLVVPPGDRDINQDQDVGLSVKSLKSKVQLKEGEEEEEVISDKEKLLLDSTEAGDKRGNIMDLSKEDLLKLLGIMEGEVQAREDVICMLKTQQTPPEVFESQYGCVAPGSALKALQRDSFITGAQRSNKSVYQSPMIELKHLQEKHAETYRRMLGQLLLSEKCHRHTVLELETEKRKHADYMNKSDDFTNLLEQERERLKRLLENEKAYQVRKEKEHSTRLAKVREELVKLKSFALMLVTERQQHLEQMDQQSHRVQELSVQLQQQDQALNEAREHAQEEGQRVQSLQTELKEKSSKLSQQHEEMSTKLSTQELQNRQLSANILELTHKVEELEESNGALRKSEEEIQELREKISNGDCGSSNLIAELENLRKRVLEMEGKDEEISKTENQCRELRKRLEEENVKSKALRLEVERLQKRMTEMETVEEAFSVSKAECAQLHTALEREKILTKELSDEVIDLKIRMKELESSELKLEKSELSLKDDLRKLKSLTVALMDERKTLIETVKSDEKKVEDLSKTVKLEQARVMEVTEKLIEESKKLLKLKSEMETKVETLTVEKGELSTKLAYETDKTEDLNFRISQMKKKLDGFEQADNLPVRNSVLSDLGRMPDPNRKEDNKVKELSFEIEHLKNRLKQLEVVEGDLMKTEDQYDVLEKKFMTEQEKASVLSQQVEEMKSQIARNKAIEKGEEENREEDLRQQCKREENRTRELQADVLALKEKIHELMHKEDQLSQLQVDYSILQQRFLEEEEKAKNMGTEVFHLGKELEIAKRQSRALRPSLNGRRMVDAAVTSTAVQTEPSSTELTEEETPAVFIRKSVQEENHIMNNFRQKCLKKPAEKSSPVSSSSSDLGIKKSWIPWMRKKDAAPPETSLEKPLHINGGHLPSKPTMPQNQGPPLHIRDAPDHQNNVATLDISSPTSEDAFSSSAPLSPNPSQPKSRITIIPTCSVPTTKRRTPTGPQVLQRAKSPVTITTISRAKSPDNSRPLSSSSGRPLSPVSIVTMSNAVVPEGSSSREPQELTMGRAVFRVTPEKQMVPVPVRKGQSNGSIITTTDDNKIHIHLGNSVASKMVARPVANATEGKELTLSTGTVLRSPRQVTTTTTRSMQTKVSSSITISTVTSTTSRSPQSLIGHDSQPTRTGVTRIPMSKSLKTGKAASPGISSGVKLESRTESQSVRIEVKKSTVNSNT, encoded by the exons ATGAGGGCTAAAGGCAGCGGCGTGGAGAGCCCAGCTGACGGGGTTCTCGTGGTTCCACCGGGCGACCGCGACATAAACCAAGATCAGGACGTGGGTCTGTCGGTGAAGAGCCTGAAGAGCAAAGTTCAGCTGAAGGaaggtgaggaagaggaggaggtgatCTCTGATAAGGAGAAGCTGCTGTTAGATTCCACAGAGGCTGGAGATAAACGCGGGAACATCATGGACCTGTCCAAAGAGGACCTGCTGAAACTGCTGGGAATCATGGAAGGAGAGGTTCAG GCCAGAGAAGATGTAATCTGCATGTTGAAGACCCAGCAGACTCCTCCAGAAGTCTTTGAGTCCCAGTATGGCTGTGTGGCCCCTGGTTCGGCCCTCAAAGCTCTGCAGAGGGACAGCTTCATCACCGGCGCTCAGCGGAGCAACAAAAGCGTTTACCAATCACCTATGATTGAG CTGAAGCATCTGCAGGAGAAGCACGCGGAGACGTACCGGCGGATGCTGGGACAGCTGCTGCTCTCTGAAAAGTGCCACCGCCACACGGTCCTCGAGCTGGAGACGGAGAAACGCAAACACGCTGACTACATGAACAAAAGCGACGACTTCACCAACCTCCTGGAGCAGGAGAGGGAAAG ACTGAAGAGGTTGCTTGAGAACGAGAAAGCCTACCAAGTACGAAAGGAGAAGGAGCACTCGACACGTCTGGCCAAGGTGCGAGAGGAGCTGGTCAAACTCAAGTCTTTTGCCTTGATGTTGGTCACCGAGCGCCAGCAGCATCTGGAGCAAATGGATCAGCAGAGTCACCGTGTCCAAGAGCTCAGCGTCCAgctccagcagcaggaccaggcccTGAATGAAGCCAGAGAGCATGCTCAGGAAGAAGGTCAAAGGGTGCAGAGTCTGCAGACCGAGCTTAAGGAGAAATCCAGTAAGCTCTCCCAGCAACATGAAGAGATGAGCACCAAACTGTCCACTCAGGAGCTTCAAAACCGCCAACTCAGTGCCAACATTTTGGAGCTCACACACAAAGTGGAGGAACTAGAGGAGAGCAATGGGGCCTTGAGAAAATCTGAGGAGGAAATTCAGGAATTAAGAGAAAAGATCAGCAACGGGGACTGTGGTAGCTCTAACTTGATTGCAGAACTGGAGAACCTGAGGAAGCGAGTGCTTGAGATGGAAGGAAAGGATGAAGAGATTTCCAAGACAGAGAATCAATGTAGGGAGCTAAGGAAGAGGCTGGAAGAGGAGAACGTCAAGAGCAAAGCCCTCAGGCTGGAAGTAGAAAGGCTCCAGAAAAGAATGACGGAGATGGAGACAGTCGAGGAAGCGTTCAGCGTTAGCAAAGCCGAGTGTGCACAGTTACACACCGCCCTGGAAAGAGAGAAGATCCTGACCAAAGAGCTTTCTGATGAAGTAATAGATCTCAAGATCCGTATGAAAGAGCTTGAGTCTTCAGAACTCAAATTGGAAAAGTCTGAGTTAAGCCTCAAAGATGACCTGAGGAAGCTCAAGTCATTGACAGTTGCTTTGATGGATGAGAGAAAGACGCTGATAGAAACCGTCAAGTCTGATGAAAAGAAAGTAGAAGACTTGAGCAAGACGGTCAAACTTgagcaggccagggtcatggAGGTGACTGAAAAACTGATAGAAGAAAGCAAAAAGCTCCTAAAACTAAAATCCGAAATGGAAACCAAAGTGGAGACATTAACTGTGGAGAAAGGGGAGCTCAGCACTAAGCTAGCTTACGAAACGGACAAAACGGAAGATCTTAACTTCAGGATCAGCCAAATGAAAAAGAAGTTGGATGGGTTTGAGCAGGCAGATAACCTACCTGTGAGGAATTCAGTGCTCAGCGATTTGGGTAGAATGCCCGATCCCAACAGGAAAGAGGACAACAAAGTCAAAGAGCTGTCGTTTGAAATAGAGCACCTGAAAAACCGTCTGAAACAACTGGAAGTAGTGGAGGGAGACTTGATGAAGACGGAGGACCAGTACGACGTGCTGGAAAAGAAGTTCATGACTGAACAGGAGAAAGCTAGTGTTCTCTCCCAGCAGGTGGAGGAAATGAAGAGTCAGATTGCACGAAACAAAGCCATCGAGAAAGGAGAGGAGGAAAACCGGGAGGAAGATCTTCGACAGCAATGCAAGAGAGAGGAGAACAGAACCAGGGAGCTGCAAGCGGACGTCCTAGCCCTCAAGGAGAAGATTCATGAGCTAATGCACAAAGAAGACCAACTTTCTCAGCTCCAAGTGGACTACTCTATCCTGCAGCAGAGATTCTTGGAAGAAGAAGAGAAGGCCAAGAACATGGGCACTGAAGTTTTCCATCTCGGCAAAGAGCTAGAGATAGCAAAGCGTCAAAGTCGAGCGTTACGGCCTAGCCTAAACGGCAGGAGAATGGTGGACGCAGCTGTCACATCCACTGCAGTACAGACGGAGCCGTCATCCACTGAACTGACAGAGGAGGAAACACCAGCCGTGTTCATCAGGAAGTCTGTTCAAGAGGAGAATCACATCATGAACAATTTCCGACAGAAATGTCTGAAGAAGCCGGCTGAAAAAAGCAGTCCTGTTTCTTCGTCTAGCAGCGACTTGGGTATCAAGAAATCCTGGATTCCCTGGATGAGGAAAAAGGATGCGGCTCCTCCAGAAACCAGTCTAGAAAAGCCTCTGCACATCAACGGGGGACATTTGCCCTCTAAACCAACCATGCCTCAAAACCAAGGGCCGCCTTTACACATCCGGGATGCACCAGATCATCAAAACAATGTAGCTACTCTTGACATCAGTAGTCCAACTTCTGAGGATGCTTTCTCGAGCTCTGCTCCCCTCAGCCCCAACCCATCTCAACCTAAATCCAGAATCACCATCATTCCCACTTGTTCTGTCCCAACCACCAAAAGAAGAACTCCTACTGGACCCCAGGTTCTTCAAAGAGCCAAGTCTCCAGTCACCATCACAACAATATCCAGAGCCAAGTCTCCAGACAACAGCCGGCCTTTGTCCTCTTCCTCAGGAAGGCCGCTTTCCCCAGTTTCTATCGTGACAATGAGTAATGCTGTAGTACCTGAAGGGTCTTCCTCCAGAGAGCCCCAGGAGTTGACCATGGGCCGGGCTGTGTTCAGGGTTACCCCTGAGAAACAGATGGTTCCAGTGCCTGTTCGAAAGGGCCAAAGCAATGGTAGTATCATCACCACCACGGACGATAACAAAATCCACATTCACCTCGGCAACAGCGTCGCCTCAAAGATGGTGGCCCGACCGGTCGCTAATGCAACCGAAGGCAAAGAACTGACCCTATCAACTGGGACGGTTTTACGTTCACCCCGTCAAGTAACTACCACCACGACCAGGAGCATGCAGACAAAAGTGTCAAGTAGTATTACAATATCTACAGTGACGTCTACGACTTCGAGATCCCCCCAAAGTTTG ATTGGACACGATTCCCAGCCAACTCGTACAGGAGTTACCCGCATTCCAATGTCCAAGAGCCTGAAGACAGGGAAAGCTGCTTCCCCTGGAATTTCAAGTGGAGTGAAGCTGGAGTCTCGGACGGAAAGTCAGTCCGTGCGGATCGAGGTTAAGAAATCCACTGTGAACAGCAACACTTAA